The following proteins are co-located in the Megalobrama amblycephala isolate DHTTF-2021 linkage group LG12, ASM1881202v1, whole genome shotgun sequence genome:
- the LOC125280594 gene encoding H-2 class II histocompatibility antigen, A-Q alpha chain-like, with amino-acid sequence MIGTFCGIIFFIAYLPYTEGQSYHEFGMIETCSGSAGANEVLYIYETEVVAYMDTEEAKLVITVPDIVYSIFDFDKFNQEDIDPAHTGSTSLCKETYFRILSLNISEPLEPPWTSIYTRNDVKLHVNNTLICLVSGFYPPPVRVSWTKNDVDVTDRSTVSRYYPNNDMTLNIFSRLSFIPEEGDIYSCSVEHKALQQPQTRTWDVEIKEPSIGPSVFCGVGLALGLLGLATGVFFIAKEKKWI; translated from the exons ATGATTGGAACATTTTGCGGAATAATATTTTTCATTGCCTATTTGCCGTATACTGAAGGCCAAA GTTATCATGAATTTGGCATGATTGAAACATGCAGTGGATCAGCTGGTGCTAATGAAGTTCTCTACATTTATGAAACTGAAGTGGTTGCATACATGGATACAGAAGAGGCAAAACTAGTTATCACAGTACCTGATATCGTATATAGTATTTTTGACTTTGATAAATTCAACCAAGAAGATATTGACCCCGCTCAtactggatcaacatctttgtgcAAAGAGACTTATTTCAGGATCCTCTCTCTTAATATATCTGAACCTCTTG AACCTCCCTGGACCTCAATTTACACCAGGAATGATGTGAAATTACATGTCAATAACACCCTGATTTGCCTTGTTTCTGGATTCTACCCTCCACCGGTCAGAGTCTCATGGACTAAGAACGATGTGGATGTGACAGATAGATCAACAGTCAGCAGATATTACCCAAACAATGATATGACACTGAATATATTTTCTCGACTGAGTTTCATTCCAGAGGAAGGAGACATTTACAGCTGTTCTGTGGAGCACAAAGCCCTTCAACAACCTCAAACCAGAACATGGG ATGTAGAGATAAAGGAGCCCAGCATCGGTCCATCAGTGTTCTGTGGAGTTGGTCTGGCTCTTGGGCTGCTGGGTTTGGCCACTGGAGTCTTTTTCATTGCCAAAGAGAAAAAATGGATATAG
- the LOC125279444 gene encoding rano class II histocompatibility antigen, A beta chain-like isoform X4 — translation MQHTVFKVTTTHSSRTSEMQYNLVFLYTLFKAVQGNYGYLHVLCRVPDTQQNTEFIFSVNYNMIKYLRYNSTENKAVGFTEFGEKLAEEYNNNTLLPAHQEFVLDRCKKIGDVILNLGLTAPPEVIIRLDREANGNQKAVLVCSAYDFYPKPIKLTWMRDDKEVTADVTSTEELDDGDWYYQIHSHLEYFPKPGEKISCVVEHASFHRPMVYHWDPSLSESERSKIILGAVGLVMGVVMAAGGLIYHKRKQTGFYRLPVCLLPLQTMDGDEQQ, via the exons ATGCAGCACACTGTATTCAAAGTCACAACTACACATAGCAGCAGGACTTCAGAAATGCAGTACAATCTTGTGTTTTTGTATACTTTATTTAAAGCAG TACAGGGAAATTATGGATATCTCCATGTTCTCTGTCGAGTACCTGACACTCAACAAAACACTGAATTTATCTTCTCGGTCAACTACAACATGATTAAATATTTGAGATATAACAGCACCGAGAATAAGGCTGTTGGTTTCACTGAATTTGGAGAGAAACTGGCAGAagagtataataataatacgctTTTACCCGCACATCAAGAATTTGTGCTGGACCGATGCAAAAAAATTGGAGATGTAATCCTTAATTTAGGGTTGACAG CACCACCAGAAGTCATTATCCGGCTGGATAGGGAAGCTAATGGGAATCAGAAAGCTGTTCTGGTGTGCAGTGCCTATGACTTCTACCCCAAACCCATCAAGCTGACGTGGATGAGAGATGATAAAGAGGTGACAGCTGATGTGACCTCCACAGAGGAGCTGGATGATGGAGACTGGTACTACCAGATTCACTCCCACCTGGAATACTTTCCCAAACCTGGAGAGAAGATCTCCTGTGTGGTGGAGCACGCCAGCTTTCATAGACCCATGGTCTATCACTGGG ATCCTTCTCTATCTGAGTCTGAAAGGTCTAAGATAATTCTTGGGGCTGTGGGGCTGGTGATGGGGGTCGTGATGGCAGCCGGAGGACTGATTTaccataaaagaaaacaaacag GCTTTTATAGACTTCCAGTTTGTTTGCTTCCACTGCAAACAATGGACGGTGATGAACAGCAGTAA